The Lycium barbarum isolate Lr01 chromosome 12, ASM1917538v2, whole genome shotgun sequence genome includes a region encoding these proteins:
- the LOC132623426 gene encoding protein DETOXIFICATION 14-like, producing MEEALLGEKRGRWDVFVEELKKVSYIAIPMVVVTVSQHLLRVVSMMMIGHLSELSLSGAAIATSLTNVTGFSLLFGMSSALETLCGQAYGAKEYRKLGVYTNGAVISLLVVCIPISILWLFVEKLLILIGQDPLISREAGNYTSWLIATLFPYAILQALVRYLQTQSLILPMLMSSIAALFFHVPLCWALVFKLNLGSGGAAIAIGLSYWFNVFLLCLYVKYSSSCENTRLCFSKEVLPSTKEFFHLAIPSASMVCLEWWTSEIVILLAGLLPKPQLETSVLSICLLISSLHYFIPFSIGAGASTRVSNELGAGNPEVARMSVLSVIVLGLAEVIVASIVLLCSCHILGYAFSNEKEVVDYLRDMTPLLCLLIGTDCIQAVLSGVARGSGWQHLGAYVNLGSYYLVAIPVAVLLGFFLHLKGKGLWIGLNAGSIVQSVLFSLITCLTDWQKQASIARERIFHGRATKELEH from the exons ATGGAAGAAGCATTGTTGGGAGAGAAGAGGGGAAGATGGGATGTGTTTGTGGAAGAGTTGAAGAAGGTGAGCTATATAGCTATACCCATGGTGGTTGTCACTGTTTCACAGCACCTTTTGAGGGTTGTTTCCATGATGATGATTGGCCATCTCAGTGAGCTTTCCCTTTCTGGTGCTGCTATTGCCACCTCTCTCACCAATGTTACTGGCTTCAGTCTCCTT TTTGGAATGTCTAGTGCTTTAGAGACTCTCTGCGGGCAAGCATATGGAGCTAAAGAATACCGGAAGCTAGGGGTCTACACGAATGGGGCCGTTATATCTCTTCTTGTGGTTTGCATACCAATATCTATCCTATGGCTTTTTGTGGAAAAACTTCTTATACTCATAGGTCAAGACCCTCTTATATCCAGAGAAGCAGGAAATTATACGAGTTGGCTGATTGCCACTTTATTTCCTTATGCAATTCTACAAGCATTGGTGCGGTACCTGCAGACTCAAAGCTTGATTCTTCCAATGCTTATGAGCTCAATTGCAGCTCTCTTCTTTCACGTGCCTCTCTGTTGGGCGCTTGTATTCAAGCTAAATTTAGGAAGTGGTGGAGCTGCAATTGCAATTGGTTTATCTTATTGGTTCAATGTGTTCCTGCTTTGTCTATATGTGAAATACTCTTCCTCTTGTGAAAACACTCGTCTCTGTTTCTCAAAAGAAGTTTTGCCCAGCACAAAGGAATTCTTCCATTTGGCTATCCCTTCCGCTAGCATGGTTTG TCTTGAATGGTGGACATCTGAGATAGTGATACTGCTTGCTGGTCTCTTGCCAAAACCTCAACTTGAGACTTCAGTGCTTTCAATATG CCTCTTAATTTCTTCGCTTCATTATTTCATACCATTTTCCATTGGCGCTGGTGCAAG CACTAGAGTTTCTAATGAACTAGGTGCTGGGAATCCTGAGGTAGCTAGAATGTCTGTCTTGTCAGTAATTGTACTTGGACTGGCAGAGGTCATCGTTGCAAGTATTGTTCTTCTTTGCTCCTGTCACATTCTGGGATATGCGTTCAGTAATGAGAAGGAAGTTGTGGATTATCTCAGAGACATGACTCCACTTCTCTGCCTCTTGATTGGGACAGACTGCATTCAGGCCGTACTTTCTG GTGTTGCAAGAGGAAGTGGGTGGCAGCATTTGGGAGCCTATGTTAATCTTGGTTCATATTATCTTGTTGCAATCCCAGTAGCCGTATTGTTGGGTTTCTTTCTCCATTTAAAAGGGAAGGGGCTCTGGATTGGACTGAATGCAGGATCAATAGTGCAATCCGTTCTGTTTTCCCTTATAACATGTCTCACGGATTGGCAAAAGCAG GCATCAATTGCTCGGGAAAGAATATTTCATGGAAGAGCTACCAAAGAGTTAGAGCACTGA